A single Rhodothermales bacterium DNA region contains:
- a CDS encoding DUF1800 domain-containing protein — MAPAARKGASLSQATQVLDKAGARHLLRRAGFGAAPDAIAPLVGLTGVEAASRLVDEAVASTGMEEPDWANTQPPHQYASEAAFEEFFSLNEAWWLELAGNITESQVQGGLLERLTVFWHDHFVTSFDSYFISAFAWRYWKTLETHALGNFRDFVRTMGLQPAMLYYLDGYLNEKAAPNENYARELLELFTMGPRDSAGNVNYTEEDIAQIARALTGWTVDWHRLDVYFNRFLHDTGEKTFLGRTGEFDYDQVVDIVFETRGPQIAEFICAKLYREFVHEVPDPGVIAELADTMVQSDFELEPVIRQLLTSSQLQDEALRGAQIKMPVQLMVGMVTELGIPLDEDLRLGLYWGPAELNQWILFPPNVAGWPGYRDWINTNTLPLRWDFGGWFIYHNQEMTDDAVRAFATALHDPNDAAAPFKLAVAIAEHVMPVPLEQAHITDGGNPQFAGDLVNNPIPQEVLDWPEYRQVVARRFLTGFPWYEWVLQRQEAPQLIRYFLYNLVRQPEYQLT; from the coding sequence GTGGCACCGGCTGCGCGCAAGGGCGCCTCGCTCTCGCAGGCCACGCAAGTACTCGATAAGGCCGGTGCCCGTCACTTGCTGCGACGAGCGGGCTTCGGCGCAGCGCCGGACGCCATCGCCCCTCTTGTGGGGCTCACGGGGGTGGAAGCGGCATCGAGGCTCGTAGATGAGGCAGTCGCATCGACCGGGATGGAGGAGCCCGATTGGGCCAACACCCAGCCGCCCCATCAGTACGCCTCCGAGGCGGCGTTCGAGGAGTTTTTCTCCCTGAATGAAGCCTGGTGGCTGGAATTGGCCGGCAACATCACCGAATCGCAGGTTCAGGGCGGCCTGCTGGAGCGCCTCACCGTGTTCTGGCACGACCATTTCGTGACCAGCTTCGACAGCTACTTCATTTCCGCGTTCGCCTGGCGCTATTGGAAGACCCTCGAGACCCACGCACTCGGCAACTTCCGTGATTTTGTCCGCACGATGGGGCTGCAGCCGGCGATGCTCTACTACCTGGACGGCTACCTCAACGAGAAAGCCGCGCCGAACGAGAACTACGCCCGCGAGCTGCTGGAGCTCTTCACGATGGGCCCCCGGGACAGTGCCGGAAACGTCAACTACACCGAAGAGGACATCGCCCAGATAGCCCGCGCCCTAACGGGCTGGACGGTAGACTGGCACCGTTTGGATGTCTATTTCAACCGCTTCCTCCACGACACAGGCGAAAAGACATTCCTGGGGCGAACGGGGGAGTTTGACTACGACCAGGTGGTCGACATCGTGTTCGAGACCCGCGGCCCGCAGATTGCCGAATTCATCTGCGCAAAGCTGTATCGGGAGTTTGTACACGAGGTGCCGGACCCGGGCGTGATTGCGGAGCTCGCGGACACCATGGTGCAGTCCGATTTCGAGCTGGAGCCGGTCATCCGTCAGCTGCTGACCTCGTCACAGTTGCAGGATGAGGCCTTGCGCGGGGCGCAGATCAAGATGCCGGTGCAGCTGATGGTCGGCATGGTGACGGAGTTGGGCATTCCGCTGGATGAGGACCTGCGCCTGGGACTCTACTGGGGGCCCGCCGAGCTGAATCAGTGGATCCTGTTTCCCCCCAACGTGGCCGGCTGGCCGGGATACCGGGACTGGATCAATACGAACACCCTGCCGCTTCGCTGGGATTTCGGGGGGTGGTTTATCTACCACAACCAGGAGATGACGGACGATGCGGTCCGCGCTTTCGCGACGGCGCTACACGACCCGAATGACGCTGCAGCGCCTTTCAAGCTAGCCGTCGCCATCGCCGAACATGTGATGCCGGTTCCACTGGAGCAGGCGCACATCACGGACGGCGGCAATCCGCAGTTCGCGGGTGATCTGGTGAACAACCCGATCCCTCAGGAGGTGCTGGACTGGCCGGAATATCGGCAGGTCGTGGCGCGACGTTTTCTGACCGGATTCCCCTGGTACGAGTGGGTATTGCAGCGTCAGGAGGCGCCGCAGCTCATCCGGTACTTCCTCTACAATCTCGTGCGTCAGCCCGAATACCAGCTCACCTGA
- a CDS encoding DASS family sodium-coupled anion symporter, protein MEVLGQRGRVALWLGPLFFLGFLLWPAPEGLPAAAWWTAGAALLMATWWIGESIPIPATSLVPLVVFPLIGAGTIRETAAPYADPIIFLFLGGFLIALAMERSGLHRRIALNIIQRSGTGGRALVGGFMVAAAALSMWVSNTATSLMMLPVALSVAQVADDDSGKLGLALLLGLAYGCNIGGMGTLVGTPPNALMVGFLEQEYGIAISFVNWLGVGLPVVLLGLPLTYFVLTRVAVRVPRGGQEEAARTVADELAGMEAMTRGERRVAMVFAGTALLWITRPLLSSVIPGLSDAGIAMTGGLALFLIPRGEGGALLDWNTAKGLPWGALILFGGGLSLAGAFTRTGLSEGIGQTLAAVGALPQILILALLVALVIFLTELTSNAATTATMLPVLAAMAIGIGQSPLLLAVPAVLAASCAFMLPVATPPNAIVFGSGKVSVPQMARAGIWLNLGFIVLITALTYALVERVLV, encoded by the coding sequence ATGGAGGTGCTCGGACAACGTGGCCGTGTAGCCCTCTGGTTGGGGCCGCTGTTTTTCCTGGGCTTCCTGCTATGGCCGGCTCCGGAGGGTCTTCCTGCCGCAGCGTGGTGGACGGCCGGCGCTGCGCTGCTCATGGCCACGTGGTGGATCGGGGAGAGCATTCCGATCCCGGCGACCTCGCTGGTGCCCCTGGTGGTCTTTCCGCTGATTGGCGCGGGCACCATTCGGGAAACGGCCGCACCCTATGCGGATCCGATCATTTTCCTGTTCCTGGGAGGATTCCTGATCGCGCTCGCCATGGAGCGCTCGGGGCTGCATCGGCGGATTGCGCTCAACATCATCCAGCGATCAGGTACGGGCGGCCGTGCCCTGGTCGGCGGGTTTATGGTGGCGGCGGCCGCACTGAGCATGTGGGTCAGCAACACGGCCACCAGTCTGATGATGCTGCCTGTGGCGCTGTCAGTGGCCCAGGTGGCCGATGACGACTCGGGCAAACTGGGCCTTGCGCTGCTCCTGGGGCTTGCCTATGGCTGCAACATCGGCGGTATGGGCACGCTGGTCGGAACGCCGCCGAACGCGCTCATGGTGGGTTTCCTGGAGCAGGAGTACGGCATCGCCATCTCGTTTGTGAACTGGCTGGGTGTCGGACTGCCGGTGGTGCTCCTGGGGCTCCCTCTGACCTACTTCGTGCTCACCCGCGTTGCCGTCCGGGTCCCCAGGGGCGGGCAGGAGGAGGCGGCACGCACCGTGGCCGACGAGCTGGCCGGCATGGAGGCCATGACCAGGGGGGAGCGACGCGTGGCGATGGTGTTTGCAGGCACGGCGCTGCTCTGGATCACACGGCCCCTGCTCAGCAGCGTGATTCCGGGATTGTCCGATGCCGGGATCGCGATGACGGGCGGCCTTGCGCTGTTCCTGATTCCTCGCGGCGAAGGAGGTGCGTTGTTGGACTGGAATACGGCGAAAGGCCTTCCGTGGGGTGCCCTGATTCTGTTTGGCGGCGGTTTGAGTCTGGCCGGCGCGTTTACCCGAACCGGACTGAGTGAGGGAATCGGCCAGACGCTGGCGGCCGTCGGGGCGTTGCCGCAGATCCTGATTCTTGCCCTGCTCGTCGCGCTGGTCATATTCCTGACGGAATTGACCAGCAACGCCGCGACGACGGCCACCATGCTGCCGGTCCTGGCGGCCATGGCCATCGGCATCGGGCAAAGCCCGCTGCTGCTGGCCGTGCCCGCCGTGCTCGCCGCCAGCTGCGCATTCATGCTGCCTGTTGCGACGCCGCCGAACGCGATCGTGTTCGGCAGCGGCAAGGTGAGCGTGCCTCAGATGGCCCGCGCGGGCATCTGGCTGAACCTTGGGTTCATCGTGCTCATCACGGCGCTGACCTATGCGCTGGTGGAGCGGGTCCTGGTGTAG
- a CDS encoding DUF1501 domain-containing protein: MCRNDNRHGARLEDGAAHTADHESWTRRQFLSGLGLASAGVMLHGGLPMRAMGQNSLLNALAGQAAGRTLVLIQLAGGNDGLNTIVPFREDEYHRQRPRLGLREADVIPVSADLGFHPALAPLSTRFADGNMAVIQGVGYPQPDLSHFRSTDIWVSASNSDVYDRTGWGGRALESLHPEYIGNLPSSPVGVQLGGASMMFRGRDANLGMTVSGAVQDLGDGGPTFDPLAVPATPYGLEMAFMREVANSSFRYSEAVAAALDGTPNRANYPDGEFSEQLAAVARMIRGGLGTRIYHVSLDGFDTHSEQENDHHVLLAQLAGGVEAFLTDLEAGGLDEDVLVMTFSEFGRTMRENGSRGTDHATVAPQFIFGSNLEGGFHGTAPDFTNLDDNGDLRYSVDFREVYATVLAGWFELPAWPEVLGGVFDRLGFLGSSVSAARGPELPGAVRIEALFPSPATSHVTIETQSDRLLAGRLAIYDVRGARVGLHPVTLRPGSNSATISVSRLAAGTYYARLEGSTARARPFTVVR; encoded by the coding sequence ATGTGTCGCAACGACAATCGACATGGTGCGCGGCTTGAGGATGGTGCGGCGCACACTGCGGACCACGAATCGTGGACCCGCAGGCAGTTTCTTTCCGGGCTCGGGCTCGCCTCAGCCGGTGTCATGCTGCATGGCGGCTTGCCCATGCGGGCGATGGGGCAGAACTCCCTGCTCAACGCACTTGCCGGCCAGGCCGCCGGGCGCACGCTGGTGCTGATCCAGCTTGCCGGCGGCAATGATGGGCTGAATACGATCGTGCCGTTCCGGGAGGACGAGTACCACCGGCAACGGCCCCGGCTCGGGCTGCGGGAAGCCGATGTGATTCCGGTGAGCGCAGACCTTGGTTTCCACCCGGCACTGGCTCCGCTCAGTACGCGGTTCGCCGACGGCAACATGGCGGTTATCCAGGGTGTGGGCTATCCACAGCCGGATTTGAGCCATTTCAGGTCGACCGACATCTGGGTATCGGCGTCGAACTCCGACGTGTACGACCGTACCGGATGGGGAGGGCGCGCGCTGGAATCCCTGCACCCGGAGTACATCGGCAATCTCCCGAGCTCTCCGGTGGGAGTGCAACTGGGCGGTGCCTCGATGATGTTCAGGGGGCGTGATGCCAACCTGGGCATGACCGTGAGCGGGGCCGTACAGGATCTGGGTGACGGTGGGCCGACTTTCGACCCGCTGGCTGTGCCCGCCACGCCCTACGGCCTGGAAATGGCATTTATGCGGGAGGTAGCCAACTCGTCATTCCGGTATTCGGAGGCTGTCGCCGCAGCGCTGGACGGCACGCCAAACCGGGCGAACTATCCGGACGGTGAGTTCTCGGAACAGTTGGCTGCGGTGGCCCGCATGATCCGGGGCGGCCTGGGTACCCGCATCTACCATGTCAGCCTGGACGGTTTCGACACGCACAGCGAGCAGGAAAACGACCATCACGTCCTGCTGGCTCAGCTGGCCGGCGGCGTCGAGGCTTTCCTGACGGATCTGGAGGCGGGTGGCCTGGACGAGGACGTCCTTGTGATGACGTTCTCGGAGTTTGGCCGGACCATGCGCGAGAACGGATCTCGTGGAACAGACCATGCCACGGTTGCGCCCCAGTTCATTTTTGGATCGAACCTGGAAGGCGGCTTTCACGGGACGGCGCCTGACTTCACGAACCTGGACGACAATGGCGACCTCCGCTACTCGGTCGACTTCCGGGAAGTCTATGCGACCGTGCTGGCCGGCTGGTTTGAACTGCCCGCGTGGCCGGAGGTGTTGGGAGGCGTGTTCGACCGCCTGGGCTTTCTGGGTTCCAGCGTGAGCGCGGCTCGCGGCCCGGAATTGCCAGGCGCAGTGCGGATCGAGGCGCTTTTCCCATCGCCCGCTACCAGTCACGTAACGATCGAGACGCAATCGGATCGACTGTTGGCCGGGCGCCTGGCGATCTACGATGTGCGGGGCGCCCGTGTCGGTCTGCACCCGGTCACCCTGCGGCCGGGGTCAAATAGCGCCACCATATCCGTCTCGAGGCTGGCAGCAGGTACGTATTACGCCCGGCTGGAAGGAAGCACGGCGCGGGCCCGGCCGTTCACGGTGGTGCGTTAG
- a CDS encoding Gfo/Idh/MocA family oxidoreductase: MNRRTFIKTGTLAAAAGPVSWAESAASPAIWTRRASALAPSDTVRLGILGAGSRGKDLMRHFLRSPGVEFGGICDVYEPRFAEARQITEQNTPVFEDFRGLVESDVDAIVVATPLGLHAEHMVAAVRGGKHVFGEKSLALTQPGCDQIRNAVQDSDRLFQVGHQYRYAGWYQEAVRRIREGEIGRVTHIHAFWHRNYNWRRHVPEPGLERLINWRLYREWSGGLLAELGSHHIETANWIFDALPVRAMGSGAITFYQDGRETYDNVQVIYDYPEGRKLFFSSVIGNRLNGFQIRVFGTTGTILLTLQDGEIYHEQATENSAIPEELLNDPRYTSPTLATDGDMPYRGTGHPIEVPESMQGDPTTLATAAFVEAIRSGKRPEADIHVGWGSGNAVAAGNRAMQTGMPVVMESAEVMGGGR; the protein is encoded by the coding sequence ATGAACAGACGCACCTTCATAAAGACGGGCACGCTTGCGGCCGCCGCCGGCCCAGTGTCCTGGGCTGAGAGCGCTGCGAGTCCGGCCATCTGGACCCGGCGTGCCTCAGCACTTGCCCCATCGGACACCGTGCGTCTGGGCATTTTGGGTGCCGGCTCACGCGGCAAGGACCTGATGCGACATTTCTTGCGCAGCCCCGGCGTCGAATTCGGGGGCATCTGTGACGTGTACGAGCCGCGCTTTGCAGAAGCGCGGCAGATCACCGAGCAGAACACTCCGGTCTTCGAAGATTTCCGGGGCCTGGTGGAGTCGGACGTGGATGCGATTGTCGTGGCCACTCCACTGGGGCTGCACGCCGAGCATATGGTGGCAGCGGTTCGAGGCGGAAAGCACGTCTTCGGGGAGAAGTCTCTGGCCCTGACCCAGCCCGGCTGTGATCAGATTCGCAATGCCGTGCAGGACAGCGACCGCCTCTTTCAGGTCGGGCACCAGTACCGGTACGCGGGTTGGTATCAGGAAGCGGTGCGGCGCATTCGAGAAGGCGAAATCGGACGTGTCACACATATCCACGCGTTCTGGCATCGCAACTACAACTGGCGGCGTCACGTGCCGGAGCCGGGGCTGGAGCGCCTCATCAACTGGCGCCTGTACCGCGAGTGGTCAGGCGGGCTGCTCGCCGAACTCGGCTCCCACCACATCGAAACCGCCAACTGGATCTTTGACGCACTCCCGGTTCGGGCGATGGGCTCCGGCGCGATCACGTTCTATCAGGACGGGCGGGAGACCTACGACAATGTGCAGGTCATCTACGATTATCCCGAAGGCCGCAAGCTGTTCTTCAGCTCGGTGATCGGGAATCGACTCAACGGCTTCCAGATTCGGGTATTTGGCACGACCGGGACCATTCTTCTGACGCTACAGGACGGCGAGATCTACCACGAGCAGGCCACGGAAAACTCGGCGATTCCCGAGGAGCTGTTGAACGATCCGCGCTACACCTCCCCCACTCTCGCGACCGACGGCGACATGCCCTACCGGGGCACAGGGCACCCGATCGAGGTGCCTGAATCGATGCAGGGGGATCCGACCACGCTCGCGACAGCCGCGTTCGTGGAGGCCATTCGCAGCGGGAAGCGTCCGGAGGCCGACATCCATGTGGGCTGGGGCTCCGGGAATGCGGTGGCAGCTGGCAATCGCGCCATGCAGACCGGGATGCCGGTCGTGATGGAATCCGCGGAGGTGATGGGCGGCGGCCGGTAA
- a CDS encoding cysteate synthase: protein MAEYALRCLATDARLTDRYTNRYHHRALLRAEYASSTPRTDVESGIWKWGKWLPASRASELSAGTVAYQSEGLAEALGLTNLWITFHGYWPERGGACPTTTFKDLEAVPTLQRLKDHNIPGLICASAGNTARAFAHFGGLADYPILLVVAEQHLKRIWVPEDHPTDSIRLIGVADGHYNDAIDVTGAIMEEGGWRREGGVHNVARRDGIATLMLEMIEKAGRLPHHYFQGVGGGPGPIGVHEMNLRIKNAGLVPGDLPAIHIAQNSAFAPIHHAWQAGRRSFIPEDMPDGDVQVFSDYLVNRTPAYDVIGGLHDVLTVSDGNTYSVSTMEAQEASDMFERLEGIDVLSPAAVALAALRQAIADKRVASDEVILLNVSGGGQERLKREVALRQVQPMTITTKAKAVEAGFAVVRGEA from the coding sequence ATGGCTGAATACGCCCTTCGCTGCCTGGCCACCGACGCCCGGCTGACCGACCGGTATACAAACCGTTACCATCACCGGGCTCTTCTGCGTGCCGAGTATGCCTCGAGCACTCCTCGGACCGACGTCGAGTCCGGCATCTGGAAATGGGGCAAGTGGCTCCCGGCGTCCCGGGCGTCCGAACTGTCCGCCGGAACGGTCGCGTATCAGAGTGAGGGATTGGCAGAAGCGCTGGGCCTTACCAACCTCTGGATCACCTTTCACGGTTACTGGCCGGAGCGGGGAGGTGCCTGCCCCACGACCACATTCAAGGACCTGGAGGCCGTTCCAACCCTGCAGCGCCTGAAGGACCACAATATTCCAGGCCTGATCTGCGCGTCTGCCGGCAACACCGCCCGGGCCTTCGCCCATTTCGGGGGGCTCGCTGACTATCCGATCCTGCTGGTCGTTGCCGAGCAGCATCTGAAGCGCATCTGGGTTCCGGAGGACCACCCCACGGACAGCATTCGTCTGATTGGTGTGGCCGATGGGCACTACAACGATGCCATCGACGTTACCGGCGCCATCATGGAGGAGGGCGGCTGGCGTCGCGAGGGCGGCGTGCACAACGTGGCCCGCCGCGACGGCATTGCCACCCTGATGCTTGAGATGATTGAAAAGGCCGGCAGGCTGCCGCATCACTACTTCCAGGGCGTAGGCGGTGGCCCGGGGCCGATCGGAGTGCACGAGATGAATCTGCGCATCAAGAACGCAGGGCTCGTGCCCGGAGACCTGCCCGCCATCCACATCGCCCAGAATTCGGCGTTTGCGCCGATCCACCATGCCTGGCAGGCCGGACGCCGCTCGTTCATTCCGGAGGACATGCCCGATGGCGACGTGCAGGTGTTTTCGGACTACCTGGTCAACCGCACGCCGGCGTACGACGTGATCGGAGGATTGCACGACGTGTTGACGGTCAGTGACGGCAATACGTACTCGGTGTCCACCATGGAAGCCCAGGAGGCCTCCGATATGTTCGAGCGCCTTGAGGGCATCGACGTGCTGTCTCCCGCCGCGGTAGCGTTGGCGGCCCTCCGACAAGCCATTGCGGACAAGCGCGTCGCCTCGGACGAAGTGATTCTGCTCAACGTCTCCGGCGGTGGTCAGGAGCGGCTGAAGCGGGAGGTAGCCCTGCGCCAGGTGCAGCCGATGACCATCACGACGAAGGCGAAAGCCGTCGAGGCCGGATTCGCTGTGGTGCGGGGCGAGGCGTGA
- a CDS encoding CDGSH iron-sulfur domain-containing protein, producing MADKPHAFRGDDIDIFWDGRLCIHVEECVRARGDLFEAGRKPWAKPESAESLEEVTSVCQRCPTGALTYQRKDGGPAETAPAVNTVVVSHDGPLYLSGDLKIDGAADNMEGVAFRAALCRCGASSRKPFCDGSHEKAGFRDSGAVGNPDPGNSEQGGALAIDRAENGPLLVNGNFRIVTGHGRVAWSGTKAALCRCGQSSNKPFCDGTHRRAGFEAE from the coding sequence ATGGCTGACAAACCGCACGCCTTTCGCGGAGACGACATCGACATCTTCTGGGACGGCCGACTCTGCATCCACGTGGAGGAATGCGTGCGCGCCCGCGGGGACCTGTTTGAAGCGGGGCGAAAGCCATGGGCCAAACCGGAATCGGCCGAGTCCCTGGAAGAGGTGACTTCAGTCTGCCAGCGCTGTCCGACCGGCGCGTTGACCTACCAGCGCAAGGACGGCGGCCCGGCCGAAACGGCTCCGGCCGTCAATACGGTCGTGGTATCGCACGACGGTCCGCTGTATCTGTCGGGCGATCTGAAGATTGATGGCGCGGCGGACAACATGGAGGGGGTCGCGTTTCGAGCTGCGCTGTGTCGCTGCGGCGCCTCGTCTCGCAAACCTTTTTGCGACGGCAGCCACGAGAAGGCCGGGTTTCGCGATTCGGGTGCGGTGGGCAATCCAGACCCCGGCAACTCCGAGCAGGGCGGCGCGCTGGCCATCGACCGGGCCGAGAACGGTCCACTGCTCGTCAACGGCAATTTCCGCATCGTAACCGGCCACGGCCGTGTGGCATGGTCCGGCACCAAAGCTGCACTGTGTCGCTGCGGGCAGTCCTCCAACAAGCCGTTCTGCGACGGCACCCACCGGAGGGCCGGGTTCGAGGCGGAGTAG
- a CDS encoding cation acetate symporter, translating to MSIRAWTFLFVGVTFTLYLVIAWLSRVKDTKGFYVAGQGIPAAANGMATAADWMSAASFISMAGLISTLGYAGGMYLMGWTGGYVLLALLLAPYLRKFGHFTVPDFIGDRYRSETARLVAVICAVFVSFTYVAGQMRGVGIVFSRFLEVDVSVGVYVGVGIVFVYATLGGMKGITWTQVAQYWVLITAFLTPAIAISLELTGTAIPQVGLGSALVGEGTALLEKLNQIHQDLGFSSYTEPFVGSWDKLNVFCVTLALMAGTAGLPHVIVRFYTVKSVAAARWSAFWALLFIALLYLTAPAIGGFARYTMLDGLHGKSQAELPEWFHTWEATGLILWMDDGDGRLSYTGDERNEVFRSGALSTARVAEIKTEHARWLTGQGGTDGRVVLRQAGLTGPDRDIIVLATPEMAGLARWIIAFVAAGGLAAALSTASGLLLVISSSVAHDLYYRMLRPQASEAQRLLVGRAVIGVAVVVAGLLGIYPPGFVSQVVAFAFGLAASSFFPAIVLGIFSLRVGTVPAVAGMIAGITFTAAYILGSVYGGMSSWAFGIGPQGIGAVGMIVNFVVTLGLMPFFPAPTNAVQDLIRSIREPEGAGPALDIDQSVEAD from the coding sequence ATGAGTATTCGCGCCTGGACCTTCCTGTTTGTCGGCGTCACGTTCACGCTGTACCTGGTGATCGCGTGGCTGTCTCGTGTGAAGGACACCAAAGGCTTCTACGTGGCCGGTCAGGGCATTCCGGCCGCCGCCAACGGAATGGCAACCGCAGCCGACTGGATGAGCGCGGCCTCGTTCATCTCCATGGCGGGCCTTATCTCGACGCTGGGTTACGCCGGCGGCATGTACCTCATGGGCTGGACCGGCGGCTATGTGCTGCTCGCGCTGCTTTTGGCTCCCTACCTGCGCAAGTTCGGCCACTTCACGGTGCCCGACTTTATCGGGGACCGGTACCGCTCCGAGACCGCGCGCCTGGTGGCCGTGATCTGCGCCGTGTTCGTGAGCTTCACCTACGTCGCGGGCCAGATGCGCGGTGTGGGCATCGTGTTCTCCCGCTTTCTGGAAGTGGACGTCTCCGTAGGGGTCTACGTGGGGGTGGGCATCGTATTCGTCTACGCCACGCTCGGCGGTATGAAGGGCATCACGTGGACGCAGGTGGCCCAGTACTGGGTGCTGATCACGGCTTTCCTGACGCCGGCCATTGCGATCAGCCTTGAGTTGACCGGCACGGCCATTCCGCAGGTCGGTCTGGGCAGCGCGCTGGTAGGGGAGGGTACGGCCCTTCTCGAGAAGCTGAACCAGATTCACCAGGACCTCGGCTTCTCCAGTTACACGGAGCCGTTTGTTGGGTCCTGGGACAAGCTGAACGTCTTCTGCGTAACGCTTGCCCTGATGGCGGGCACCGCCGGCCTGCCGCACGTAATCGTGCGCTTCTACACCGTGAAGTCGGTGGCGGCGGCGCGTTGGAGCGCCTTCTGGGCGCTTCTGTTTATCGCGCTCCTCTACCTGACCGCGCCCGCCATCGGTGGATTTGCCCGCTACACCATGCTGGACGGACTGCACGGCAAGTCGCAGGCCGAACTGCCGGAGTGGTTTCACACGTGGGAGGCGACCGGACTCATCCTCTGGATGGACGATGGCGATGGACGGCTGTCGTACACGGGCGATGAGCGCAACGAGGTCTTCCGCAGCGGTGCCCTGTCCACGGCACGCGTGGCCGAGATCAAGACCGAGCATGCCCGCTGGCTGACCGGCCAGGGAGGCACAGACGGCCGTGTGGTCTTGCGTCAGGCTGGACTCACCGGTCCCGACCGAGACATCATTGTGCTCGCGACGCCGGAGATGGCCGGGTTGGCGCGGTGGATCATTGCATTTGTAGCGGCGGGTGGGCTGGCGGCAGCGCTTTCGACGGCGAGCGGTTTGCTGCTGGTCATCTCATCGAGCGTGGCGCATGATCTGTACTACCGCATGCTGCGTCCGCAGGCCAGCGAGGCGCAGCGCCTGCTGGTCGGTCGGGCTGTCATCGGCGTGGCCGTGGTGGTCGCCGGACTCCTGGGCATTTATCCCCCCGGCTTTGTCAGTCAGGTGGTGGCGTTCGCTTTTGGACTGGCCGCCTCCAGCTTCTTCCCGGCTATCGTGCTGGGCATCTTCTCCCTGCGCGTGGGCACCGTGCCTGCAGTGGCGGGCATGATCGCGGGCATCACGTTTACGGCGGCCTACATCCTCGGCAGCGTGTACGGCGGCATGTCGTCCTGGGCGTTCGGCATCGGCCCGCAGGGCATCGGGGCCGTCGGCATGATCGTCAACTTTGTGGTGACGCTTGGGCTGATGCCGTTCTTCCCGGCGCCAACCAACGCCGTGCAGGATCTGATCCGCTCGATCCGTGAGCCGGAAGGTGCCGGGCCGGCTCTGGACATCGACCAGAGCGTGGAAGCGGACTGA
- a CDS encoding FAD:protein FMN transferase, whose amino-acid sequence MRTLLIFVIALLGAQTVLAQQLVRERRPAMGTTVSVLLYAPSSEAAAPHLEAAFAEIERVEQLLSDYREDSELSRLNRATGPVTVDPEMLRLLNRALGWARQSGGAFDPTVGALMDSTDSPVVGWQHVSVDLLTREVSRLRDGLRLDAGAFGKGYALESAATVLREAGVTSALLSMGGSSYRALGPPPGARGWLIHVDDPTEGGTHATSVMLSQAGLSTSGNLERTHIMDPRTGQPATGCEQTTVIAPDAMDADILSTALCVLGPDAGEQMLGGLSTIRAWLIYAGTEHSEVRTIRWTSPSGS is encoded by the coding sequence ATGCGCACGCTCCTGATTTTCGTGATCGCCCTTCTGGGCGCGCAGACTGTCCTTGCCCAGCAGTTGGTCAGGGAGCGCAGGCCCGCAATGGGCACCACCGTATCCGTATTGCTGTATGCCCCTTCCTCTGAAGCGGCGGCTCCCCACCTCGAGGCAGCCTTTGCGGAAATCGAGCGCGTCGAACAACTCCTGAGTGACTATCGGGAAGACTCTGAATTGTCGCGGCTGAATCGGGCGACGGGACCTGTGACGGTCGATCCCGAAATGCTGCGCCTGCTCAACCGCGCCCTGGGTTGGGCCCGCCAGTCCGGAGGCGCATTCGATCCTACCGTGGGCGCCCTGATGGATTCCACCGACAGTCCGGTCGTTGGCTGGCAGCATGTGTCGGTGGACCTGTTGACTCGCGAAGTGTCGCGGCTTCGAGACGGTCTGCGCCTGGACGCCGGTGCATTCGGAAAGGGTTATGCGCTGGAGTCGGCGGCCACGGTGCTCCGCGAGGCCGGTGTGACCTCCGCCCTGTTGAGCATGGGCGGCAGCTCCTACCGCGCCCTCGGCCCGCCTCCTGGCGCGCGTGGCTGGCTCATCCACGTCGATGACCCGACAGAGGGCGGCACCCACGCCACCTCCGTCATGCTGAGCCAGGCGGGGCTCTCGACCTCGGGCAACCTGGAGCGTACACACATCATGGACCCGCGCACCGGGCAACCGGCGACGGGCTGCGAACAGACCACCGTGATCGCGCCGGACGCCATGGATGCCGATATCCTGTCCACGGCGCTCTGTGTGTTGGGGCCGGACGCGGGCGAGCAGATGCTGGGTGGGCTGTCCACAATTCGGGCCTGGCTGATCTACGCGGGCACCGAGCACTCGGAGGTCCGTACCATTCGCTGGACTTCACCATCAGGATCATGA
- a CDS encoding DUF4212 domain-containing protein, with the protein MPASTERTDRYWKQNLRIMSVLLLIWAAVGLGAGVLFADYLNQWSLGGYPLGFWFAQQGSIMTFVVLILVYALAMNRLDKRHREEAAA; encoded by the coding sequence ATGCCTGCGTCAACAGAAAGAACCGACCGTTACTGGAAGCAGAACCTGCGCATCATGAGCGTGCTGCTCCTCATCTGGGCCGCAGTTGGCCTGGGAGCCGGCGTGCTCTTTGCCGACTACCTGAATCAGTGGAGTCTGGGGGGCTACCCGCTGGGCTTCTGGTTCGCGCAGCAGGGCAGCATCATGACGTTCGTGGTGCTCATTCTGGTCTACGCCCTCGCCATGAACCGCCTCGACAAGCGGCATCGTGAGGAGGCCGCGGCATGA